The region ATACGAGCTTTCCTATGTGGACGAACATAGCCAGGAGAAAGCTAAAGGATTCTTTAGCAAGCTGTTTAAATGACGCTTAATGTCCAGTTCATAACCATGATCGCGATGGTTTTAAGCGGCCTTTATTTGGGCATAATACAGGAAACATTCCGTCGTTTTTCTATCCATTGGAGAAGTCGCAGGGTTTTGGCTTATTTTATGGAAATAAGTTTTTGGCTGACACAGACACTGCTGCTCTATTATCTATTATTCAGGGTGAACAGCGGGGAATTAAGATTATACGTGTTTGCCGCTGTACTGCTCGGATTTTCTGTTTATCAGGTGCTTGTGGCAAAAGCATACAGATGGCTGCTGGAACACATCATCAGAATTGTACTGATGTGTTTTCGATTCGTTGAAAACGTAGTGAATGTTTTGTTTATCACGCCGGTAAAATTTATCATCCAAGTTGTGGTAACGTGTATTTTATTTGTCCTGCAGACCCTTATGCGTATAATAAGTTTTGCAGGAAAGCTGCTTTTAACTCCGGTTTTTTGGATTTTTCGGACGCTTTTTGGTATCTTACCTAAAAATATTCAGGATAACTTATACAAATCAGCAGGATTTTATAGTACAATAAAGAATACATGCAGGAAGTGGGTAAAAAAGATATTGTTTAAGAGGAGGTAGATGCCGGTGTCCACAAAGAAAAAAACATTAGCCAGCTTGGAAACGAACTACAAACATAATTATGATGCCCACATAGAAAGGCAAAAGAGAAAGAAAAAACGGTTATTCCGACGTCTTGTGTTATTTTCCATTGTTGTTATGGTAACTTTTGGAAGCATGGCAGCATACCATTTTAAACAACGTTCCATTCAGGCTGAGAAAGCTGAACAGTATGAGCAGCTTGAGGACAAACTTGCCACTTTGAAAAAAGAGGAAAAGAATATTCGTGAGGAAATTAAATTATTGAATAATGAGGAGTATGTATTGGAGATAGCCAGGACGAACTATTTCTTCTCCAAAAAAGGGGAATTGATCTTTAACCTCCCTGATGAAAAACCCTCTTATTGACACGCTTTCATATGCTTAGCTATACTATATAAGAACTATATATTTTAAACTTTTAAGGAGGAGCATTTTTTTTATGTCAATCGAAGTAGGCAGCAAGCTGCAGGGAAAGGTAACCGGCATTACCAATTTTGGAGCCTTTGTTGATATAGGCGAAGGGAAAACCGGATTGGTACACATTAGTGAGGTTGCCGACAACTATGTTAAAGACATTAACGATCATTTTAGCGTCGGTGATGAAGTGACGGTAAAAGTTATTAATGTCGAAAAGGATGGCAAGATAGGTTTGTCCATCAAAAAAGCCAAGGATAGACCGGCGCGCCCCAGAAATAATCGTGATCGCGGAGAATCTTTTGAATCCAAAATGAATAAATTTCTGAAGGATTCAGAAGATCGTTTAGCCTCATTAAAGAAGCACACCGAATCCAAACGGGGAGGTCGAGGTGCTAAAAGAGGATAAAAGCTGCTGTCTATTAATAATGCTCTATGCACGATAAATTTAAAAAACGGGTATCACTTTTGATAAGTGGTACCTGTTTTTTTGTGCGCATTTTCCCCTGTACACCTTGCTTTAATTGTCGATAAGGCTATAGTTCACAGTTTGTTCGGTTCATCGCGAGACCTTTTCGTGAATTTTGTTTGTTAACGTTGTAGTTGAACTAAACTGCGACGTAACTGCTGTTTTCTAATAACATCCGCTTTTCTCCCCGCCGTCCGAGATCACTCCGGGCGGATGCTTTCACTGCCAGCATAAGTGCGACATCAGTTCAAGAAAATCACTTTCACTGTG is a window of Virgibacillus ihumii DNA encoding:
- the yabQ gene encoding spore cortex biosynthesis protein YabQ, with protein sequence MTLNVQFITMIAMVLSGLYLGIIQETFRRFSIHWRSRRVLAYFMEISFWLTQTLLLYYLLFRVNSGELRLYVFAAVLLGFSVYQVLVAKAYRWLLEHIIRIVLMCFRFVENVVNVLFITPVKFIIQVVVTCILFVLQTLMRIISFAGKLLLTPVFWIFRTLFGILPKNIQDNLYKSAGFYSTIKNTCRKWVKKILFKRR
- a CDS encoding FtsB family cell division protein: MSTKKKTLASLETNYKHNYDAHIERQKRKKKRLFRRLVLFSIVVMVTFGSMAAYHFKQRSIQAEKAEQYEQLEDKLATLKKEEKNIREEIKLLNNEEYVLEIARTNYFFSKKGELIFNLPDEKPSY
- a CDS encoding S1 domain-containing RNA-binding protein, translated to MSIEVGSKLQGKVTGITNFGAFVDIGEGKTGLVHISEVADNYVKDINDHFSVGDEVTVKVINVEKDGKIGLSIKKAKDRPARPRNNRDRGESFESKMNKFLKDSEDRLASLKKHTESKRGGRGAKRG